A portion of the Candidatus Nitrosocosmicus arcticus genome contains these proteins:
- a CDS encoding uracil-DNA glycosylase — MSLDKVNEQITRCRLCPRLLKYIRKVEDNRPQRYRGHTYWTKPVPSFGDPKARLLIIGLAPAANGGNRTGRMFTGDSSGEWLMKAMFETGFANSPNSVSINDGLLLSDAYVTSIVKCAPPMNKPTNVEISNCSLFLISELKLLKSTAVVIVTLGKMAFDTYCKLNDIRGLKFKHNSVYQVDSNKTLIVSYHPSRRNTNTGTLTWPMWIQIFEKARSIIETKL, encoded by the coding sequence TTGTCATTAGATAAAGTTAATGAACAAATCACTAGATGCCGTCTGTGTCCTCGTCTCCTGAAATATATTCGCAAAGTGGAAGACAATAGGCCACAAAGATATAGAGGCCATACTTATTGGACAAAACCTGTCCCATCCTTCGGCGATCCTAAAGCGAGATTGTTGATAATTGGTTTAGCACCGGCAGCCAATGGTGGTAACAGAACAGGAAGGATGTTTACAGGAGATAGCTCCGGGGAATGGTTGATGAAAGCAATGTTTGAAACTGGTTTTGCTAATAGCCCAAATAGCGTATCTATTAATGATGGATTGCTCCTATCAGACGCATACGTTACCTCCATAGTGAAATGCGCTCCTCCAATGAACAAACCCACCAATGTTGAAATTTCTAATTGTTCCCTTTTTTTAATAAGCGAGTTAAAACTGTTAAAAAGTACTGCAGTTGTAATCGTAACTTTAGGCAAAATGGCTTTTGACACATATTGCAAATTGAATGATATAAGGGGATTGAAATTCAAACATAATAGCGTTTACCAGGTAGATTCTAATAAGACTTTGATCGTTTCGTATCATCCAAGCAGGAGAAATACCAATACTGGGACTTTAACATGGCCGATGTGGATTCAAATATTTGAAAAGGCAAGGTCGATTATTGAAACCAAGTTATAG